In a single window of the Prochlorococcus marinus XMU1412 genome:
- the rplK gene encoding 50S ribosomal protein L11: MAKKIVAVIKLALQAGKANPAPPVGPALGQHGVNIMAFCKEYNARTQDKAGFVIPVEISVFEDRSFTFITKTPPASVLITKAAGIEKGSGESAKGSVGNISKAQLEEIAKTKLPDLNCSSVESAMKVIEGTARNMGVSITD, translated from the coding sequence ATGGCAAAAAAAATTGTTGCAGTTATCAAGCTTGCTCTACAAGCAGGCAAAGCAAATCCTGCTCCTCCTGTAGGCCCAGCTTTAGGACAACATGGTGTCAATATCATGGCATTTTGCAAAGAATACAACGCAAGGACACAAGATAAAGCAGGTTTTGTAATTCCAGTCGAGATTTCTGTTTTTGAAGATAGAAGCTTTACTTTTATCACAAAAACGCCTCCTGCTTCCGTTTTAATAACAAAAGCAGCTGGTATAGAAAAAGGATCAGGTGAATCCGCAAAAGGCTCTGTTGGGAATATAAGTAAAGCTCAATTAGAAGAAATAGCCAAAACTAAGCTTCCTGATCTAAACTGTTCTAGTGTTGAATCAGCAATGAAAGTAATTGAGGGTACTGCTCGTAATATGGGCGTCTCTATCACTGATTGA
- the murG gene encoding undecaprenyldiphospho-muramoylpentapeptide beta-N-acetylglucosaminyltransferase, giving the protein MSKKNNLLVAASGTGGHIFPALAVSKEVEDEWNIHWLGIQQRLDAHLIPQKYNLKTLNLKTPRKNIFLFYQYIKILMSTFQIIRILKEKKINLVFTTGGYISAPTIVASKLLKIPIIIHESNVVPGMVTKYFGFLCNYVLLGFKETNSYLKNCKTIFTGTPLREQFYKFNFLPEWVPKGNGPLLFVLGGSQGSKAINQILYESLEFLIKKQFRIVHIVGESNLKPFHVKNSKNYIQKKFTNEIAALIQNCDLVISRSGAGTINELMEAEKPSILIPYPYSKNNHQEKNAMILAASGGSVLINQNNMSKEVFEETLERIFKIKSKKGKKHYEILDLMKKNMENNNKIKSKNEIKKYIDYFLKEF; this is encoded by the coding sequence ATGTCTAAAAAAAATAATTTATTAGTTGCAGCTAGTGGAACAGGAGGCCATATTTTTCCAGCTTTAGCAGTTTCTAAAGAGGTGGAGGATGAGTGGAATATTCATTGGTTGGGTATTCAGCAAAGACTTGATGCGCATTTGATTCCCCAAAAATATAATTTGAAGACTTTGAATTTAAAGACACCAAGAAAAAATATTTTTTTGTTTTATCAATATATAAAAATTTTAATGTCAACTTTCCAAATAATTAGGATCTTAAAAGAAAAAAAAATTAACTTGGTTTTTACGACTGGAGGTTATATATCTGCCCCTACTATTGTTGCTTCAAAACTTCTAAAGATACCTATCATTATTCATGAATCAAATGTAGTTCCAGGAATGGTCACGAAATATTTTGGTTTTTTATGTAACTATGTTCTTTTAGGATTTAAAGAAACAAATTCTTATTTAAAAAATTGTAAAACTATTTTCACTGGAACACCTTTAAGAGAGCAATTCTATAAATTTAATTTTTTGCCAGAATGGGTTCCAAAAGGAAATGGACCTCTTTTGTTTGTTTTGGGAGGTAGTCAAGGATCAAAAGCTATAAATCAAATTCTTTATGAATCTCTAGAGTTTTTAATAAAAAAACAATTTCGGATAGTTCATATTGTTGGCGAATCTAATCTAAAACCTTTTCATGTAAAAAACTCCAAAAATTATATTCAAAAGAAATTTACTAATGAAATAGCAGCTTTAATTCAAAACTGTGATCTTGTAATATCGAGATCTGGTGCAGGAACAATCAATGAATTAATGGAGGCTGAAAAACCTTCAATTTTAATTCCATATCCATATTCTAAAAATAATCATCAGGAGAAAAATGCCATGATTCTTGCTGCAAGTGGAGGCTCAGTTTTAATCAATCAGAATAATATGTCTAAAGAAGTTTTTGAAGAAACTCTAGAAAGAATTTTTAAAATAAAATCAAAAAAGGGAAAAAAACATTATGAAATTTTAGATCTCATGAAGAAGAATATGGAAAATAATAATAAAATTAAATCTAAAAATGAGATTAAAAAGTATATTGATTATTTTTTAAAGGAATTCTGA
- the rplJ gene encoding 50S ribosomal protein L10, whose protein sequence is MGRTLENKQQIVTEIKSLLNDSEMAVVLDYKGLTIKEMSDLRSRLQTTNGICKVTKNSLMRKAIDGDSNWNDLESLLTGTNAFVLIKEDVGGAVKAIQSFQKDTKKSETKGALFEGRLLSDSEIKEIASLPSKEVLMAKIAGALNGVATKIAISINEVPSGLARSLQQHSEKSES, encoded by the coding sequence ATGGGCCGAACACTAGAGAATAAGCAACAAATCGTTACTGAGATTAAATCTCTATTAAACGACTCGGAAATGGCTGTAGTTCTTGACTATAAAGGTTTAACTATCAAAGAGATGTCAGATTTGCGATCTAGATTGCAAACAACTAACGGCATTTGCAAAGTTACTAAAAATTCATTAATGCGTAAAGCTATTGATGGAGATAGTAATTGGAACGATCTTGAATCTTTACTGACCGGAACAAATGCTTTTGTCTTAATCAAAGAAGATGTTGGTGGTGCTGTAAAAGCTATCCAATCTTTTCAAAAAGACACCAAAAAATCCGAAACCAAAGGAGCTTTATTTGAAGGCAGACTTCTAAGCGATTCTGAAATAAAAGAAATTGCAAGTCTTCCATCTAAAGAAGTATTGATGGCAAAAATTGCTGGCGCTCTTAATGGCGTTGCAACAAAAATTGCGATCTCTATTAATGAAGTACCTTCTGGACTTGCTAGATCACTTCAACAACATTCTGAAAAATCAGAATCCTAA
- the rnhA gene encoding ribonuclease HI has product MNSDSIAIEAATDGACSGNPGPGGWGGLIIFEDNSELEIGGSEQNTTNNRMELTAAIKTLEKLKTYKLKENFKLRTDSKYVIEGYTKWIINWKKNGWKTSSGKPVQNLDLWQKIDQLRINGLIMEYVKGHSGDKQNDRVDKIATNYSKGISLESNLKKIESSVDFFEKNAPVEIQELFSRNELIQKFAEKKYLLSSPELETLLGDENHLKIKQYSLFEWRNWRLIPKDKKYWIIEKKKPNFL; this is encoded by the coding sequence ATGAATAGTGATAGTATTGCGATTGAAGCCGCAACCGATGGAGCCTGCAGTGGTAATCCAGGCCCAGGTGGTTGGGGCGGTTTAATAATTTTTGAAGATAACAGCGAATTAGAAATAGGTGGTTCCGAGCAAAATACTACTAATAATAGAATGGAACTCACTGCGGCTATAAAAACTCTTGAGAAATTAAAAACCTACAAATTAAAAGAGAACTTTAAACTAAGAACTGATAGTAAATATGTAATAGAGGGTTATACAAAATGGATTATTAATTGGAAGAAGAATGGATGGAAAACAAGTTCAGGGAAACCAGTTCAAAATCTTGATCTATGGCAAAAAATTGATCAATTAAGAATTAATGGCCTAATAATGGAATATGTTAAAGGTCATAGCGGGGATAAACAAAATGATAGGGTTGATAAAATTGCAACTAATTACAGCAAAGGTATATCTTTAGAAAGTAACTTAAAAAAAATAGAATCCTCAGTTGATTTTTTTGAAAAAAATGCACCTGTAGAAATTCAGGAATTATTTTCCCGCAATGAATTAATTCAAAAATTTGCAGAAAAAAAGTACCTGTTAAGTTCACCTGAACTAGAAACCTTATTAGGTGATGAAAACCACTTAAAGATAAAACAATATTCACTTTTTGAATGGCGTAATTGGAGATTGATTCCTAAAGATAAAAAATATTGGATAATAGAAAAAAAGAAGCCTAATTTTTTATGA
- a CDS encoding pyridoxal phosphate-dependent aminotransferase, which translates to MQGSNLKHGGNVYAIAKKLNLLPSEIIDASASLVPFDPPQILIDSINAEIKNLGFRYYPERNLSDLKEIIGKFHGINPENILPGNGASELITWAGYEASKFGISCIPSPSFVDYERSLNCWNSNFIHCELPKNWSDIFPQSFPLHPKGDVIWITNPHNPTGQLWEKNSLEEVVKKYKLVICDEAFLSITPNGDKESLIPLTKRFDNLLVLRSLTKIFNIPGLRLGYVIGSSKKLKQWEINRDPWPLNSFSIKAGIDLLSNKKFYEQWTKQIHSWINIEKKRVFEKLLKIENLKIHNSSTNFFLIESETSLSPNIKYLENKGILLRECTSFRFLDEKWARISLQNRKNNTLLCEEIQNSFKK; encoded by the coding sequence ATGCAAGGATCAAACTTGAAGCACGGTGGAAATGTATATGCAATTGCGAAAAAATTAAATTTATTACCATCCGAAATCATTGATGCAAGTGCATCATTAGTACCCTTTGATCCCCCTCAAATACTAATAGATTCAATAAATGCGGAAATTAAGAATCTTGGCTTTAGATATTACCCAGAAAGAAACTTGAGTGATCTGAAAGAAATAATCGGCAAATTTCATGGGATAAACCCAGAGAATATATTGCCTGGGAATGGAGCTTCTGAATTAATAACCTGGGCAGGTTATGAAGCATCCAAATTCGGAATAAGTTGTATTCCTTCTCCATCATTTGTTGATTATGAAAGATCTTTAAATTGTTGGAATAGCAATTTTATACATTGCGAATTACCAAAAAACTGGAGTGATATTTTTCCTCAATCATTTCCGCTTCATCCAAAAGGTGATGTTATTTGGATAACAAATCCACATAACCCTACCGGCCAATTATGGGAAAAGAATTCATTGGAGGAAGTTGTGAAAAAATATAAATTAGTTATCTGCGATGAAGCTTTTTTATCCATAACACCTAATGGAGACAAAGAATCTTTAATACCATTAACCAAAAGATTTGATAATTTATTAGTCTTGAGAAGCTTGACCAAAATCTTCAATATTCCAGGGCTTAGATTAGGTTACGTTATTGGCTCATCGAAAAAACTTAAACAATGGGAAATAAATAGAGATCCTTGGCCTTTAAATTCATTTTCTATTAAAGCCGGGATTGATCTACTAAGTAATAAGAAATTCTATGAACAGTGGACAAAACAGATTCACAGCTGGATAAATATTGAAAAAAAGAGAGTATTTGAAAAATTATTAAAAATAGAGAACCTTAAAATTCATAACTCTTCAACCAACTTTTTTTTAATAGAAAGTGAAACATCCTTGTCGCCAAATATAAAATACTTAGAAAATAAGGGAATATTGCTTAGAGAATGCACTTCATTTAGATTCCTTGACGAAAAGTGGGCAAGAATAAGTCTACAGAATAGAAAAAATAACACTCTTTTATGTGAAGAAATTCAGAATTCCTTTAAAAAATAA
- the secE gene encoding preprotein translocase subunit SecE, producing the protein MTSPTTNKEPLKKDSPEVEEPKKKNNFFRSTYDELKLVVWPNKQQLFSESVAVIIMVSFSAAAIASVSRFYGWAASQIFG; encoded by the coding sequence GTGACAAGTCCTACTACTAATAAAGAACCTCTTAAAAAGGATTCTCCTGAAGTTGAAGAGCCTAAAAAAAAGAATAATTTTTTTAGATCTACCTACGATGAGCTTAAACTTGTCGTGTGGCCTAACAAACAACAACTTTTTAGCGAATCAGTAGCAGTTATAATTATGGTATCTTTTTCTGCTGCAGCCATTGCTTCTGTTAGCAGATTCTATGGGTGGGCAGCCTCGCAAATTTTTGGTTGA
- the nusG gene encoding transcription termination/antitermination protein NusG, with protein MSNELTTNLASSKANTSIARWYAVQVASSCEKKVKATLEQRSVTLGVNNRIIEIEIPQTPGIKLKKDGSRQTTEEKVFPGYVLVRMILDEDTMMAVKSTPNVINFVGAEDGRGSGRSRGHIKPRPLSRQEVNRIFKRASEKKAVIKLDIEEKDRIIVTSGPFKDFQGEVIEVSGERNKLKALLSIFGRETPVELEFSQINKQN; from the coding sequence ATGAGTAATGAATTAACTACAAACCTTGCTTCTTCAAAAGCAAATACAAGCATCGCAAGATGGTATGCAGTTCAAGTAGCATCAAGCTGTGAAAAAAAAGTAAAAGCGACTCTTGAGCAGAGATCAGTAACTTTAGGTGTTAATAATAGAATCATTGAAATTGAAATTCCCCAAACTCCAGGAATTAAATTAAAAAAAGATGGAAGCAGACAAACTACTGAAGAAAAAGTTTTCCCAGGTTATGTACTCGTAAGAATGATTTTGGATGAAGATACAATGATGGCTGTTAAAAGTACTCCAAATGTAATTAACTTTGTCGGTGCTGAAGACGGTAGAGGCAGCGGAAGATCGCGAGGTCATATCAAACCTAGACCATTATCAAGACAAGAAGTTAATAGAATCTTTAAGCGCGCATCAGAGAAAAAAGCTGTAATCAAGTTAGATATTGAAGAAAAAGATAGAATCATTGTAACTAGCGGTCCATTCAAGGATTTCCAGGGAGAAGTTATAGAAGTTTCCGGAGAAAGAAATAAATTAAAAGCATTACTTTCAATATTTGGGCGCGAGACTCCTGTAGAATTAGAATTCTCCCAAATCAATAAACAAAATTAA
- the rplA gene encoding 50S ribosomal protein L1, giving the protein MKKLSKRMAALSTKIEDRIYAPLEALSIIKENANAKFDETIEAHIRLGIDPKYTDQQLRTTVALPHGTGQSIKIAVITSGENVSKAKAAGADLFGEEDLVESINKGNMEFDLLIATPDMMPKVAKLGRVLGPRGLMPNPKAGTVTNDIANAIKEFKAGKLEFRADKAGIVHVRFGKASFTKEALFDNLKTLQESIDKNKPSGAKGKYWKTFYVTSTMGPSVQVDINAVQDYQPEG; this is encoded by the coding sequence ATGAAAAAACTATCCAAAAGAATGGCGGCTCTATCAACAAAGATAGAAGATCGCATTTACGCACCACTTGAAGCTCTTAGTATTATCAAGGAAAATGCTAATGCAAAATTTGATGAAACTATTGAAGCACATATACGTTTAGGCATTGATCCAAAATATACTGATCAACAATTAAGGACTACTGTTGCATTGCCACATGGTACTGGCCAAAGCATCAAAATTGCAGTAATTACAAGTGGTGAGAATGTATCGAAAGCTAAGGCTGCTGGTGCAGATTTATTTGGAGAAGAAGACCTAGTGGAAAGCATCAATAAAGGAAATATGGAGTTTGATCTACTTATTGCAACTCCAGATATGATGCCAAAGGTTGCAAAATTAGGAAGAGTTTTAGGACCTAGAGGTTTAATGCCTAATCCTAAAGCTGGTACAGTAACTAATGACATTGCTAATGCAATAAAAGAATTCAAAGCTGGTAAGCTCGAATTTAGAGCAGATAAGGCTGGAATCGTTCATGTCCGCTTTGGAAAAGCAAGTTTCACAAAAGAGGCTCTATTTGATAACTTAAAAACCTTACAAGAATCAATTGATAAAAATAAACCAAGTGGAGCTAAGGGAAAGTATTGGAAAACTTTTTATGTAACTTCAACAATGGGGCCTTCGGTTCAAGTTGACATAAATGCTGTACAAGATTACCAACCTGAAGGTTAA
- a CDS encoding quinone-dependent dihydroorotate dehydrogenase: MNDKKGGFKNLYKNLITPVLKKDSGIDAEYLTNLSLSLLSFSSRKYNWPIVSSILKNLNEEFSVVDKRLTQNICGINFCNPIGLAAGFDKNGNAANIWKDFGFGFAELGTVTKFAQNGNPKPRLFRLAEEEAALNRMGFNNNGAENLVKNFVEQGIEFKKNRENICLGINFGKSKITGLSQAKDDYLTSLKLLIPYCDYAAINVSSPNTEGLRKLQDPILLKELLREIKNLPNCPPLFVKIAPDLGLKDIEDICQLIIEENIDGIIATNTSIDRLGLENRKIRQTGLLLSQENGGLSGRPLQKKANQIIKHIHNIDKKIILIGVGGIDSPESAWERICSGASLIQLYTGWIYKGPQLVPDILEGIIKQLNNHQLSSIKDAIGSDLKWVE; encoded by the coding sequence ATGAATGATAAGAAGGGGGGATTTAAAAATCTTTATAAAAACTTGATTACCCCTGTATTAAAAAAAGACTCTGGAATTGATGCAGAATACTTAACAAATTTATCTCTTAGTCTCCTATCATTCAGTTCAAGAAAATATAATTGGCCTATAGTATCTTCTATCTTAAAAAATCTAAATGAAGAATTTTCTGTAGTTGATAAAAGGTTAACTCAGAACATATGTGGAATAAATTTTTGTAATCCAATTGGTTTAGCTGCGGGTTTTGACAAAAATGGAAATGCCGCAAATATATGGAAAGATTTTGGTTTTGGATTTGCTGAGCTTGGTACAGTAACTAAATTTGCTCAGAATGGAAATCCCAAACCAAGGTTATTTAGATTGGCAGAAGAAGAAGCAGCATTAAATAGAATGGGTTTCAATAATAATGGTGCTGAAAATCTAGTTAAAAACTTTGTCGAACAAGGTATTGAGTTTAAAAAAAACAGGGAGAATATTTGTTTAGGGATAAATTTCGGTAAGTCAAAAATTACAGGTTTATCTCAAGCAAAAGATGATTATTTAACTTCTCTAAAATTATTAATTCCATATTGTGATTACGCAGCAATAAACGTTAGTTCTCCAAATACTGAAGGACTAAGAAAATTACAAGATCCAATTCTTCTAAAAGAACTTCTTAGAGAAATTAAAAACTTACCTAATTGTCCACCATTATTTGTAAAAATTGCGCCAGATTTAGGCCTTAAAGATATTGAAGATATTTGCCAATTAATAATCGAGGAAAACATCGATGGAATAATTGCTACAAACACCAGCATTGATAGATTAGGTCTTGAAAATAGAAAGATCAGGCAAACTGGATTATTACTCTCTCAAGAGAATGGAGGATTAAGTGGGAGGCCTCTCCAAAAAAAAGCAAATCAAATAATAAAACATATACATAATATTGATAAAAAGATTATTTTAATTGGGGTTGGTGGAATAGATAGTCCTGAGTCAGCTTGGGAAAGAATTTGTTCTGGAGCATCATTAATTCAACTTTACACAGGATGGATATATAAGGGTCCACAATTAGTACCAGATATACTTGAGGGAATTATAAAGCAACTCAATAACCATCAATTATCTAGTATAAAAGATGCAATTGGATCAGATTTAAAATGGGTTGAATAA
- the rplL gene encoding 50S ribosomal protein L7/L12, which produces MSAKTEEILESLKSLSLLEASELVKQIEEAFGVSAAASAGVVMAAPGAAGGDADGGAAEEKTEFDVVLESFDAAAKIKVLKVVRNATGLGLGDAKALVESAPKTVKEGIAKADAESLKKEIEEAGGKVTLK; this is translated from the coding sequence ATGTCCGCAAAAACTGAAGAAATTCTTGAATCATTAAAATCTCTATCACTTTTAGAAGCATCAGAGCTTGTAAAGCAAATTGAAGAGGCTTTTGGTGTATCTGCTGCAGCTTCTGCAGGTGTAGTTATGGCAGCTCCAGGAGCAGCTGGCGGTGACGCAGATGGTGGCGCTGCTGAAGAAAAAACTGAATTTGATGTAGTTCTCGAAAGCTTTGATGCAGCTGCAAAAATCAAAGTACTTAAGGTTGTAAGAAATGCAACTGGTCTAGGTCTTGGCGATGCAAAAGCACTTGTTGAATCTGCACCAAAAACAGTAAAAGAAGGAATTGCCAAGGCAGATGCTGAATCTTTAAAGAAAGAGATTGAAGAAGCTGGCGGTAAAGTTACACTTAAATAA
- a CDS encoding phosphoglycerate kinase, with amino-acid sequence MSKLSLSSLDKTHLEGKKVLVRVDFNVPLNEDGQITDDTRIRAAIPTIEYLINHSAKVILAAHFGRPKGQVNEKMRLTPVAVRLSELLGQNVALTNSCIGDEAVAQSNSLSNGDVLLLENVRFFGEEEKNDLEFAEKLASHADMYVNDAFGAAHRAHASTQGVTNYLSPSVAGFLLEKELKYLQGAVDSPNRPLAAIVGGSKVSSKIGVLDSLLDKCDKIMIGGGMIFTFYKARGLDVGKSLVEEDKLELAKDLEAKAKAKGVELLLPTDVVLADEFSPDANSKISQIDAISGNWMGLDIGPDSIKVFQNALAECKTIIWNGPMGVFEFDKFADGTNAIATTLADLSAFSEVCTIIGGGDSVAAVEKAGLAEKMSHISTGGGASLELLEGKTLPGVAALNDA; translated from the coding sequence ATGTCAAAATTATCTCTTTCCAGTCTTGATAAGACACATTTAGAAGGAAAAAAAGTTCTTGTAAGAGTAGATTTTAATGTTCCATTAAATGAAGATGGTCAAATAACCGACGATACGCGTATTCGTGCAGCGATCCCAACTATTGAATATCTTATTAATCATTCTGCAAAAGTCATTTTAGCTGCTCATTTTGGTAGACCGAAGGGTCAGGTAAATGAAAAAATGAGATTAACTCCAGTAGCAGTAAGATTAAGTGAATTGTTGGGGCAAAATGTTGCTCTTACTAACAGTTGTATTGGTGATGAAGCAGTTGCACAATCAAATAGCTTATCTAATGGAGATGTTCTTTTACTTGAGAATGTTCGTTTTTTTGGTGAAGAGGAAAAGAACGACCTGGAGTTTGCTGAAAAATTAGCATCACATGCAGATATGTATGTAAATGATGCTTTCGGTGCTGCTCATAGAGCGCATGCTTCAACTCAGGGTGTTACAAATTATTTAAGTCCCTCAGTAGCTGGATTCCTTTTAGAAAAAGAATTGAAATACCTACAAGGAGCAGTAGATTCCCCAAATCGTCCATTGGCAGCAATAGTTGGAGGGTCAAAGGTTAGTAGTAAAATAGGAGTACTTGATTCTTTACTAGATAAGTGTGACAAAATCATGATTGGTGGAGGTATGATATTCACTTTTTATAAAGCTAGAGGTTTAGATGTCGGAAAGAGCCTTGTAGAAGAAGATAAACTCGAGCTTGCTAAAGATTTAGAAGCAAAAGCAAAAGCAAAAGGAGTAGAGTTATTATTACCCACCGATGTTGTTTTGGCTGATGAATTTTCTCCTGACGCCAATAGTAAAATATCTCAAATTGATGCAATTAGTGGGAATTGGATGGGTCTAGATATTGGTCCAGATTCCATTAAAGTTTTTCAGAATGCTCTTGCAGAATGTAAGACAATTATTTGGAATGGTCCAATGGGAGTTTTTGAATTTGATAAATTTGCAGATGGTACAAATGCAATAGCTACGACTCTTGCGGACTTAAGTGCTTTTTCTGAAGTTTGTACAATAATTGGTGGTGGAGATTCAGTTGCAGCAGTTGAAAAAGCAGGATTAGCTGAGAAAATGTCTCATATATCTACCGGAGGTGGGGCTAGTTTGGAACTTTTAGAAGGTAAAACTTTACCAGGTGTGGCTGCGCTAAACGACGCTTAG